A window of Cryptomeria japonica chromosome 3, Sugi_1.0, whole genome shotgun sequence contains these coding sequences:
- the LOC131032404 gene encoding uncharacterized protein LOC131032404, producing MSLETLSKTSPPAFEEDENIKNNNSDSSELKTDLTGKTTPIRSLPAKRELVMEEKSIDSSAAIDLEELLAQTYPKEASTPINMSSEIVAQGSVRRSKRAKTSAQDKAPEKATDSVKKWSGEEEICLARVLLECTSPEGEVNIGAFYQRAKEALNSGVSTKQLYDKMRGMKTRFLSIKSKLKYQNIAEENFSYKAPHEPALFAIWKRLWGSNNASTKVEAENPKKTRNAKNPIGLVKEEQEEDTWLQSLTQSTRENGGRGLDNDIVCAQRRYQTDSVAAAPAPASTARAPAPTPASAPAAVENSQSLGRMQDRACVIPLVLKRMKELVDSVNSVEEFPYLDAVEARELQQKWRRIRIQEVRLFSEGLGLLNEQCKLMLESLEASNGSHGG from the coding sequence ATGAGCCTTGAAACCCTTTCAAAAACGTCCCCTCCCGCTTTTGAGGAGGATGAAAACATAAAAAACAACAATTCTGATTCGTCTGAGTTGAAAACTGATTTAACTGGTAAGACAACTCCGATACGATCTCTTCCTGCAAAGAGAGAGCTCGTAATGGAGGAGAAAAGTATTGACAGCTCTGCTGCCATCGACCTAGAAGAGTTGCTGGCGCAAACGTACCCAAAGGAAGCTTCTACACCCATTAATATGTCAAGCGAAATTGTTGCTCAAGGGTCGGTCCGCAGATCGAAACGCGCCAAGACAAGCGCGCAAGACAAAGCGCCGGAGAAAGCAACTGATTCTGTGAAGAAATGGTCCGGCGAGGAAGAGATTTGCCTGGCCAGGGTTCTCTTGGAATGTACTTCTCCCGAAGGCGAAGTCAACATAGGGGCGTTTTACCAGCGAGCTAAGGAAGCGCTGAATTCTGGGGTAAGTACCAAGCAGCTCTATGATAAGATGAGAGGAATGAAGACTAGGTTTTTGTCTATAAAGTCCAAGCTAAAATATCAGAACATTGCTGAAGAAAATTTTTCTTACAAGGCCCCTCACGAGCCAGCACTTTTCGCTATCTGGAAGCGGCTGTGGGGGAGTAACAACGCTAGTACGAAAGTAGAAGCtgaaaaccctaaaaaaacccGAAACGCTAAGAACCCTATTGGGCTTGTTAAAGAGGAGCAAGAGGAAGACACGTGGCTGCAAAGCCTAACGCAAAGTACAAGAGAAAATGGAGGGCGTGGCTTGGATAATGACATTGTATGTGCACAGAGAAGATACCAAACAGATAGTGTAGCTGCCGCTCCTGCTCCTGCTTCTACTGCTCGTGCTCCTGCTCCTACTCCTGCTTCTGCTCCTGCCGCTGTAGAAAATTCACAATCCTTGGGAAGGATGCAAGATAGGGCCTGTGTGATTCCTCTTGTGTTGAAAAGAATGAAGGAGCTTGTGGATTCTGTAAATTCTGTGGAGGAATTTCCCTACCTCGATGCTGTGGAAGCCCGTGAATTGCAGCAGAAATGGCGCAGGATCAGGATTCAGGAGGTAAGGTTGTTTTCTGAAGGATTGGGATTGTTGAATGAGCAATGTAAGTTGATGTTGGAAAGTTTGGAAGCTTCAAATGGCAGTCACGGAGGTTAA